In the genome of Bacillus thuringiensis, the window ACTATATACTCCTGGCACGAAAGAAACGATTGCGGAAGATATAATTAGAAAGAAACATGTGGATGCTACCTCAATTATTCTTTGTCTAGAAGACGCTATCAGCGATGAGGAAGTAAAACTTGCAGAGCAAAACATCGTCGTTCAAATACAGCAAATCGCCAACTTAGTCAGTGCCAACATACTAAATCAAGCAAACATCCCACTTCTTTTTATTAGAGTTCGACAGCCAAGTCAAATGAAGACAATTGTTACTGAATTAGGTAGTGCTGTTCATTGTTTATGTGGTTTTGTCTTTCCAAAATTCACACCGATTAATGGAAAAGCTTATATCGATCAGCTTGCATATATAAACGAGTTATACTCATTATCACTTTATGGAATGCCGATTTTAGAATCACCAGAAATTATGTATAAAGAAACACGGATAGAATCATTATTACAAATAAAGGATTTACTAGATTCCTATCGTGATCACATCTTAAATGTACGTATTGGTGCTACTGACTTTTCAAGTATATTTAGTATTCGGCGTAATAAATACACACCTATCTATCATATTACTGTTGTTCGTGATTGTATTTCGGACATTATTAACGTTTTCTCAAGGGCAACAAATGAATATATTATTTCAGGATGTGTATGGGAATATTTTTCTAATGATTATGAAGAAGGGCTCATCCAAGAGGTATCACTCGACCATGCAAATGGCTTAATCGGTAAGACAGTTATTCACCCATCTCATATTAAAGTTGTACAGGCAATGCATATTGTCACAATGGAAGATTATTTAGATGCGAGATCAATTTTACAAAATGCAGATACGTATAATGGAGTGCTAAAAAGTAGTTTTTCTAACAAAATGAATGAAGTAAAGCCACATTATGGCTGGGCTCGCAAGACCATTTTAAAATCTAATATTTACGGGGTGCTACATGAAAACAAACAATTTACCGATCTCCTTATTACAAACGCAAAGCAACACGTATAACGTTTTAAATAATATACAAGTTCATGTAGAAGTACGTGATAATCCATATAACTTAGCGCTAGACAATCTGTTTCAAATGGCTGCGAGAATAAATAAGAAACGTAGTTTTTTATTTGTGAGTACAATCCTTGGAAAGCATCTTCCTATTAAACCTGCAGTCTCTCTATCAAGTGGATTTGCTCTCGCTGCAAGATATATGGAAATGCTACATAATACTTCTCATCCATTTCAAAAAGAAATTTTAAATCTCATTTCATTAGAAATTGATGAAATCCCAGAGGAAGTATCTCGTTATCAATATCCTCTGCAAGAAGAAGTTTTGTTCATCGGATTCGCTGAAACAGCGACAGCACTTGGTCATTCTATGTTTCAATGCTTTCAAAATGCAAAGTATGTGCATACAACTAGGGAATCGATACCCAACCTAGAATCTGTCATTACATTTGAGGAAGAACATTCTCATGCAACATCGCACCGTTGTTATGTAGATGAAAGTTTTTTTCAAAACAACAATCCAATTGTTCTCGTAGATGATGAGATGACAACAGGAAAAACAGCATTAAATATTATTAGATCTATTCAAAATAAATTCCCAAGAGAAGAATATATAATTGCTTCTTTATTAGACTGGC includes:
- a CDS encoding HpcH/HpaI aldolase/citrate lyase family protein, with product MNYFSYLSLEERQNFFYKEPLSFSKNIGKEQLAYALGATLYTPGTKETIAEDIIRKKHVDATSIILCLEDAISDEEVKLAEQNIVVQIQQIANLVSANILNQANIPLLFIRVRQPSQMKTIVTELGSAVHCLCGFVFPKFTPINGKAYIDQLAYINELYSLSLYGMPILESPEIMYKETRIESLLQIKDLLDSYRDHILNVRIGATDFSSIFSIRRNKYTPIYHITVVRDCISDIINVFSRATNEYIISGCVWEYFSNDYEEGLIQEVSLDHANGLIGKTVIHPSHIKVVQAMHIVTMEDYLDARSILQNADTYNGVLKSSFSNKMNEVKPHYGWARKTILKSNIYGVLHENKQFTDLLITNAKQHV
- a CDS encoding phosphoribosyltransferase family protein; translated protein: MKTNNLPISLLQTQSNTYNVLNNIQVHVEVRDNPYNLALDNLFQMAARINKKRSFLFVSTILGKHLPIKPAVSLSSGFALAARYMEMLHNTSHPFQKEILNLISLEIDEIPEEVSRYQYPLQEEVLFIGFAETATALGHSMFQCFQNAKYVHTTRESIPNLESVITFEEEHSHATSHRCYVDESFFQNNNPIVLVDDEMTTGKTALNIIRSIQNKFPREEYIIASLLDWRSHTNRKQFKQLEEELQIKIHVISLLEGSIHTTGQPLNIAKTDIQIKETKPDFKKHTLTCPTSPYTSNYIKYTGRFGISAYEQKHIHSFAQEAGRTLNRERIGKRTLCLGTGEFMYIPMKIAAEMGENILYQSTTRSPIHPVSNDVNYAIHNHFSYPSPEDSTITNYFYNISPYDYDEVFVFIERDLGEEALSPLLQQLQTVIPFIHIVSFSNSIEKEG